TTTTGCTCACCGACGACGATAAAAAATTGTCGGGCACGCTTGTCGTGCTGGATCTTGGTTTCGTTGCTGCTCATATAATCCTCCCAGTTGCATGACACCCACGCTTTATTCAATCTTATTTTGCTGGCAGAAAGTTTTGACTTTGGCCCAGAGGGTTAGTTCATCCCCTGAGCCAAAAAAAGTCAACCCGCAGGAGGAACCACACCTATACCGAGTGCCATCAGCAACCCGATGGAAGCCAGACAGGCGATAACCGGAATCGCCACGGTAACCACGAACATATCCTTGTAGGCTTCCTTGTGCGTCAGCCCCATGATCATGAAGGTGGCAATAACCGCACCGCAATGCGGCAACGAATCAAGACCGCCGGAAGCAATGGCAGCGATACGGTGCAGAATTTCCGGCTGTACGCCCATCTCAAGATAGGTAGGCGCCAGTGTCTGCATGAAGATCTGCAGGCCACCAGAGGATGAACCAACGATTGCCGACACCACACTGGCCGAGGCAAACACCGACAGCAACGGTGGCAGATTGGCACCGATGATCCATTCAGCAAAAGCCGCAAAACCGGCTGTTTGGGTAACCACACCGCCAAAACCGATAACGGCAGCGGTGTTGAATAGCGGCATCACCGAATCCTCTGCACCCTGGCCGAATACCGACATGACCTGGCGACGCATGCTGCGGAACAGCACAACACAGGTCAGCGACCCCAGAATCAACGCCATGCTTGGCCAAACGATCGGCTGCGACTGACTGAAGGCCAGGATACCTGCCATAGCGCTGGTGCTTTCTGACCAGTCAGCCATACCCAGAATCAGACGCGGCAGCATGATGGTTCCCAGGACCACGACCATCGGCACCATCGCCAGAAACCAGGGCGGGCAGTCTTCGGGATCGCCGATCAGTTGCTCCATGCGTCGGTCCTGCGCATTCTCGACAAAGCCTTCGCCCGTGCTGCGGGCCTTGGTCCAGCCACGCTCGACGTACCACATCCCCAGGCCACCCATGATCAGAGCAGCAAAGATGCCGATCCAGCCACCGGCGAACAGATCGGTTCCCAGAGAACTGGCGGATATCACGTTGTGAATCGAAGGCGTGCCCGGCAACGCTGTCATGGTAAAGGTGCCGGCACCCACCGAGGTAGCCGCCGCCCAGAGACGCTTGGGCAGATTGGCTTCACGCATCAGGGTAATACCCAGAGGGTACATGGTGAAGACCACCACGAAGACCACTACCCCGCCATAGGTCAGCAAGGCACAGACCAGCATACCGACCAGCAGGGTACGTTTGACTCCAAGGGTATTGGTGATAGCCATGGCAATGCTCTTGGCGGCCTGGCTGGTCGCCATGGCTTTACCAAAGATTGCGCCACACAGGAACAGCAGGAAGAAACGACCAGCAAAGCTGAAAGCACCCAGTTGACCACTGGCATAGTGATCCAGCAATGCAGTGGGAATGAACAGGCCATTGGTTACGGCAACTACCAGAGCGGCAAAAATGGAGGCAAAGAAGATATTGACGCCACGCAGCGCCATGAAGATCAGCAATGCCAGCCCCGCCAGCAAGCCCAGATTTCCCAACATAAATGCAATCCTTTTTGGAGTTATTGGATTGGAGGTGTGTCCACGCCGCAACAAGATACCGCAATGTCCTGTCAAGACAAGCAGATCATGGCTGCTGAATATCGCCAAAGCGCGTTGATTTATGGTCCAGACCCTTCACTGAGGCCAATCAGCTGCTAATATTGGCCTTGCCAGCTCCTGGCAAGGACTTATCAATTTAAGGGGATTTACATGAATACCATTGCACTGAAAGTATCTGCAGTTGCCCTGGGCGCTCTTCTGGCCGTTGGCTGTGCCAATACCGGTCAGCAAGAAATGAGTTCACGCATTTCTGCTGCTGAAAGCGCTGCCCAGCGTGCCCAGCAAACCGCTGATCAGGCCAACCGCAAGGCAGATGAAGCTCTGGCCGCGGCCCAGCGCGCTCAGCAGTCAGCTGATGAAGCCAACCAGCGCGCAGTTCGCATGCTGGAGCAAAGCAGCCGCAAATAAGGTTGTTTGCTGGCGAGTTATTGTCGGATTACAAACGCAATGGCTCGCCAATTTTTACCGGCACCCCTTCCGCTGCATCGACTACTTCCCGAATGCGCGCCCAATCCAGCCGCATGCCATAGGTCAACTCGGCTCGCTCGCTCATCAAGTCGCGAATCGCGGCGAAGCGATCCAGCGCTGTCGGCAAACCATGCTCATCCAGCGGTGTGTGCGCTTCCAGATAGAGCGCCCCCTGGTGTATCCCGAGCTTGAACGGTTGGTTGACAATAGTCACCGGTGTGCCCAGAGGGACCTGCGGGAACAACTCGCCGATATCATTGTTGTCCAGCCGGAAGCAGCCGGAACTGACCCGCATGCCAATGCCAAACGGCTTGTTGGTGCCATGAATCACGTAAGCACCCATGGCCAGATTCATTTTGT
This sequence is a window from Halopseudomonas salegens. Protein-coding genes within it:
- a CDS encoding Lpp/OprI family alanine-zipper lipoprotein, with product MNTIALKVSAVALGALLAVGCANTGQQEMSSRISAAESAAQRAQQTADQANRKADEALAAAQRAQQSADEANQRAVRMLEQSSRK
- a CDS encoding GntP family permease; amino-acid sequence: MLGNLGLLAGLALLIFMALRGVNIFFASIFAALVVAVTNGLFIPTALLDHYASGQLGAFSFAGRFFLLFLCGAIFGKAMATSQAAKSIAMAITNTLGVKRTLLVGMLVCALLTYGGVVVFVVVFTMYPLGITLMREANLPKRLWAAATSVGAGTFTMTALPGTPSIHNVISASSLGTDLFAGGWIGIFAALIMGGLGMWYVERGWTKARSTGEGFVENAQDRRMEQLIGDPEDCPPWFLAMVPMVVVLGTIMLPRLILGMADWSESTSAMAGILAFSQSQPIVWPSMALILGSLTCVVLFRSMRRQVMSVFGQGAEDSVMPLFNTAAVIGFGGVVTQTAGFAAFAEWIIGANLPPLLSVFASASVVSAIVGSSSGGLQIFMQTLAPTYLEMGVQPEILHRIAAIASGGLDSLPHCGAVIATFMIMGLTHKEAYKDMFVVTVAIPVIACLASIGLLMALGIGVVPPAG